In Flavobacterium sp. CS20, a single window of DNA contains:
- the smpB gene encoding SsrA-binding protein SmpB yields MSNNINIKNRKAKFQYEILDKYTAGIKLVGTEIKSIREGKASIAESFCEFNDRGELFVINMHIEEYSHATHFNHKPKSERKLLLQKKELKKLHKEVRNTGLTIIPLRLFINDRGIAKLVIALCKGKKLYDKREDIKKRDTKKRLDRIKKAFNN; encoded by the coding sequence ATGAGCAACAACATCAATATCAAAAATAGAAAAGCCAAATTCCAATACGAAATTTTGGATAAATATACCGCAGGCATCAAACTTGTTGGCACTGAAATCAAATCAATTCGTGAAGGCAAAGCCTCTATTGCTGAAAGCTTTTGCGAGTTCAACGATAGAGGTGAACTGTTTGTGATCAATATGCATATTGAAGAATATTCTCACGCTACGCATTTTAATCACAAACCTAAAAGCGAACGTAAACTTTTATTACAAAAAAAAGAACTCAAAAAGCTGCACAAAGAAGTTAGAAACACAGGTTTAACTATCATTCCTTTGCGTCTATTCATTAATGACAGAGGGATTGCTAAACTAGTTATTGCACTTTGTAAAGGGAAAAAACTCTATGATAAACGAGAGGATATTAAAAAACGCGATACCAAAAAACGTTTAGACCGCATTAAAAAAGCATTTAACAATTAA
- a CDS encoding DUF4252 domain-containing protein — protein MKTIITLCLSLLVLISCQTNSLQTYMVDHKDDENFISLDFSLKTFIDNFEDLSEEQQSLFKDVRKVNLLAFKKDNTKEDYYVEKRTQLTTILSKEFSSQQLMSVNDKGRQMKMYADDLEDKVQEIVIYANDNSKGFIVLRLLGDDLNPSNFYKMMLLSDKMNFDDLAQMIDI, from the coding sequence ATGAAAACTATAATCACATTATGCCTCAGTCTCTTGGTTTTGATATCTTGTCAAACCAATTCTCTGCAAACCTATATGGTTGACCATAAAGACGACGAAAACTTTATCAGTTTAGACTTTTCGCTCAAAACATTCATAGACAATTTTGAAGACCTGTCTGAAGAACAGCAATCACTCTTTAAAGATGTCAGAAAGGTTAATCTTCTCGCCTTTAAAAAAGACAACACGAAAGAAGACTATTATGTAGAAAAACGCACACAGCTCACAACAATTTTATCAAAAGAGTTTAGTAGTCAACAATTGATGTCAGTTAATGACAAAGGTCGACAGATGAAGATGTATGCAGACGATTTAGAAGACAAAGTTCAAGAGATAGTTATTTATGCTAACGATAATAGCAAAGGTTTTATCGTTTTAAGATTGCTTGGCGATGACTTAAACCCGTCAAATTTTTATAAAATGATGCTGCTTTCAGATAAAATGAATTTTGACGATTTAGCCCAAATGATTGACATTTAA
- a CDS encoding DUF4252 domain-containing protein, with product MKTILITISAVLFASFVQAQDFERYENNPSVSSVIINKNMFKLMSRLDLDSKDKETQEYVKLINNLENIKVLKTNDSKMSNELNGDAKSYIKNNNLEELMRVNEDGKHVTFHFKPGNTDDEVKQLFMHVNGIDDNGETVVIIINGLIDLRQVSKLAKDLKVPGADSLNKK from the coding sequence ATGAAAACAATTTTAATTACCATATCAGCTGTTTTATTTGCGAGTTTTGTCCAAGCACAAGACTTTGAACGATACGAAAATAACCCGAGTGTAAGCTCAGTGATTATCAATAAAAATATGTTTAAATTAATGAGCAGACTTGATTTAGACAGTAAAGATAAAGAGACCCAAGAGTATGTCAAGCTTATCAATAATCTTGAAAATATCAAAGTTTTAAAGACTAACGACTCAAAAATGAGTAATGAACTTAACGGTGATGCAAAGTCATATATTAAGAATAATAATCTTGAAGAATTGATGCGTGTCAATGAAGACGGGAAACATGTAACTTTTCACTTTAAACCTGGTAATACTGATGACGAAGTCAAACAATTATTTATGCACGTCAATGGAATTGATGACAATGGAGAAACTGTCGTTATTATCATCAATGGTTTAATTGATTTGCGTCAAGTTTCAAAATTAGCCAAAGACCTAAAAGTGCCTGGTGCTGATTCTTTAAACAAAAAATAA
- a CDS encoding RNA polymerase sigma factor: MKVSEFNRLVIPIQQKIFRLSKRLLTSSDAREDATQEVMIKLWNQKNGLENIKNIEAYAMTMTKNHCLDQLKLKANNNLRLVHTNYENSSADPHQQLEAKQDWNRVEAMMKTLPKAQSMVLHLRQIEGYDYDKICEIMDMKPTAVRVTLSRARKNLVERLSKQQKNENRA, translated from the coding sequence ATGAAAGTTTCAGAATTTAATCGTTTAGTCATTCCAATACAACAAAAGATTTTCAGGTTGTCTAAACGCTTGTTAACTTCATCTGATGCAAGAGAAGACGCTACGCAAGAAGTGATGATTAAATTGTGGAACCAAAAAAACGGACTTGAAAATATTAAAAATATAGAAGCCTATGCAATGACTATGACCAAAAATCATTGTTTAGACCAGTTAAAACTCAAAGCTAATAATAACTTGAGATTGGTGCATACCAATTATGAAAATAGCTCGGCAGATCCGCATCAACAATTAGAAGCTAAACAAGATTGGAATAGAGTAGAAGCTATGATGAAAACCTTGCCCAAAGCACAAAGTATGGTTTTGCATTTGCGTCAAATAGAAGGATACGATTATGATAAAATTTGCGAAATAATGGATATGAAACCAACGGCAGTGCGTGTTACTTTGTCGAGAGCGAGAAAAAATTTAGTAGAACGACTTTCAAAACAACAAAAAAATGAAAACAGAGCATGA
- a CDS encoding ParA family protein — protein MGKIIAIANQKGGVGKTTTAVNLAQRLGVLEKKVLLIDADPQANATSGLGINVDEVENSSYQLLEHTQEAKNLVVSTDSPNLDLIPAHIDLVAIEIELVDQDNREQMLKMAIDDLRSLYDYIIIDCAPSLGLLTLNALTASDSVLIPIQCEYFALEGLGKLLNTIKSVQKLHNPNLDIEGLLLTMYDARLRLSNQVIDEVKKHFADMVFDTIIQRNVRLSEAPSYGESIIKYDAASRGANNYLSLAEELLKQNQT, from the coding sequence ATGGGAAAAATTATAGCTATAGCTAATCAGAAAGGCGGTGTTGGTAAAACAACTACAGCAGTAAACTTGGCTCAAAGACTTGGCGTTTTAGAAAAGAAAGTCTTGTTGATTGATGCCGATCCACAAGCCAATGCGACTTCTGGTTTGGGCATTAATGTTGACGAGGTTGAAAACAGCAGTTATCAACTTCTAGAACACACGCAGGAAGCTAAAAACTTAGTCGTTTCTACAGATTCGCCAAACTTAGATTTGATTCCAGCACATATTGATTTAGTCGCCATTGAAATAGAATTGGTAGATCAAGATAATCGTGAGCAAATGCTAAAAATGGCAATTGATGATTTGCGTTCTCTCTATGATTACATTATTATAGATTGTGCACCATCTTTAGGCTTGCTGACTTTGAACGCGTTGACGGCTTCTGATTCCGTGCTAATTCCGATACAATGCGAATATTTTGCTCTTGAAGGTTTGGGTAAATTGTTGAATACCATAAAAAGTGTTCAAAAATTGCACAATCCTAATTTAGATATTGAAGGCTTATTGCTTACCATGTATGATGCACGTTTAAGATTGTCTAACCAAGTGATTGATGAAGTAAAAAAGCATTTTGCTGATATGGTGTTTGACACTATCATACAACGTAATGTGCGGTTGAGCGAAGCCCCGAGTTACGGTGAAAGCATTATAAAATATGACGCTGCAAGTCGTGGTGCTAATAACTACTTGAGCCTTGCCGAAGAATTATTAAAACAAAATCAAACTTAA
- a CDS encoding ParB/RepB/Spo0J family partition protein — MKLKFYTKAKKKQALGRGLSALLNDPEQDIKSVEDENADKVVGSIVELELAHIEVNPFQPRSSFNEEHLEELASSIRELGVIQPITARKIDRNQYQLVSGERRFRASKLAGLQTIPAYIRIANDQEALEMDLVENIQRQDLDPIEIALSYQRLIDEIDLTQEQMSSRVGKKRSTITNYLRLLKLDPIIQTGMRDGFVTMGHGRALVNIDDSKTQIKIYQKILKDKLSVRATEDLVRQHNQKGETTQKTDVQPKSFSVEKKHISKFFGTKVDIKVNQKGNGRIIIPFASEEDLNRIHELLNK; from the coding sequence ATCAAACTTAAATTTTATACTAAAGCCAAAAAAAAACAAGCTTTAGGACGTGGACTTTCAGCCTTACTGAATGATCCAGAACAGGATATTAAATCTGTTGAAGATGAAAATGCTGATAAAGTTGTTGGCAGTATAGTTGAATTAGAACTTGCTCATATTGAAGTAAATCCGTTTCAGCCACGTAGTAGTTTCAATGAAGAACATTTAGAAGAATTAGCTTCTTCTATTCGTGAACTTGGTGTGATACAACCCATTACCGCCAGGAAAATAGACCGCAACCAATACCAGTTGGTGTCTGGTGAGCGTCGTTTTAGAGCATCTAAACTTGCTGGACTTCAAACTATTCCGGCTTATATCAGAATTGCCAACGATCAAGAAGCTCTGGAAATGGACTTGGTTGAAAATATACAACGCCAAGATTTAGACCCGATTGAAATTGCTTTGTCTTACCAAAGATTGATTGATGAAATCGATTTAACTCAAGAGCAAATGAGTTCACGTGTAGGAAAAAAACGCTCAACTATTACCAATTATCTAAGATTGCTCAAACTTGACCCTATAATTCAAACCGGAATGCGTGATGGATTTGTCACTATGGGTCATGGCAGAGCTTTAGTGAATATTGATGATTCCAAAACACAAATCAAAATTTATCAAAAAATATTGAAAGACAAACTTTCAGTGAGAGCAACCGAAGATTTGGTAAGACAACACAATCAAAAAGGCGAAACAACACAAAAAACAGACGTCCAACCAAAATCTTTTAGTGTTGAAAAAAAACATATTTCAAAATTTTTTGGAACTAAAGTTGACATAAAAGTGAACCAAAAAGGCAATGGCAGAATCATTATTCCGTTTGCATCTGAAGAAGATTTGAATCGTATTCACGAGTTATTGAATAAATAA
- a CDS encoding DUF5683 domain-containing protein — protein MKNTIFIAIVICFVGNIFAQNDSIPVNEELQFDKAVDSKSFEANPFDANAPAKAAFYSAVLPGLGQAYNKSYWKIPLVYLAIGTPMYFYFDNNSKYNRYRDAYKSRLAGFENDEYIGILSDDDLVEAQKLFRENRDLSLLLTIATYILNIIDANVEAHLNQFNISDDLSLRPHQVQNFSTGQQAFGLSLNLKLN, from the coding sequence TTGAAAAACACAATTTTCATAGCTATCGTCATTTGCTTTGTAGGAAATATTTTTGCTCAAAATGATAGTATTCCTGTCAACGAAGAGCTACAATTTGACAAAGCCGTTGATAGCAAAAGTTTTGAAGCCAATCCATTTGATGCTAATGCTCCAGCAAAAGCCGCATTTTATTCTGCGGTATTGCCTGGTTTAGGTCAAGCTTATAACAAAAGCTATTGGAAAATTCCTTTAGTTTACCTCGCAATTGGAACACCTATGTATTTTTATTTTGATAATAATTCAAAATACAACCGTTACCGCGATGCCTATAAAAGTCGATTGGCTGGTTTTGAAAACGACGAGTATATTGGAATTTTAAGCGATGATGATTTAGTAGAAGCCCAGAAATTATTCAGAGAAAACAGAGATTTATCATTATTATTAACCATCGCGACTTACATTCTCAATATTATTGATGCTAATGTAGAAGCCCATTTAAACCAATTTAATATCTCTGATGATTTATCTTTGCGACCACATCAAGTTCAAAACTTTTCAACGGGTCAACAGGCTTTTGGTTTATCGTTAAATTTAAAATTAAACTGA
- the dapB gene encoding 4-hydroxy-tetrahydrodipicolinate reductase, with translation MKIALLGYGKMGQSIAEIAKEQNHNIVYKTNNKPDFEQVKKADVAIEFSIPEVAFYNISECIKHQIPVISGTTGWLDKFDTAKKLAKQHQSKFLYASNFSIGVNLFFKLNTMLAKIMKTQQDYKVDISEIHHLEKKDAPSGTAISLAKQIIEHSDYKTWSHPPKSNNNLDIPIEAYREKGIFGTHIISYKSKIDDIEIKHTAHSRKGFALGAVLAAEWLVNHNKYGCFDMSDVLNI, from the coding sequence ATGAAAATAGCACTTTTAGGATACGGAAAAATGGGACAAAGCATTGCTGAAATAGCCAAAGAGCAAAATCATAACATCGTTTATAAAACCAATAATAAACCTGATTTCGAACAAGTCAAAAAAGCCGATGTAGCCATTGAATTTAGCATTCCTGAAGTCGCTTTTTACAATATTTCAGAATGTATCAAACACCAAATTCCTGTGATTTCTGGCACTACAGGTTGGTTAGACAAGTTTGATACCGCTAAAAAATTAGCTAAACAACATCAGTCTAAATTTTTATATGCATCTAATTTTAGTATTGGTGTAAATTTGTTTTTTAAACTCAATACCATGTTAGCTAAAATTATGAAAACCCAACAAGATTACAAGGTAGATATTTCTGAAATTCATCACCTTGAAAAAAAAGATGCTCCAAGTGGTACGGCTATCAGTTTAGCTAAACAAATCATAGAGCATTCTGATTATAAAACATGGTCGCATCCACCTAAATCAAATAACAACTTAGATATTCCTATCGAAGCTTATAGAGAAAAAGGAATTTTTGGTACGCACATAATCAGTTACAAATCTAAAATTGACGATATTGAAATCAAACACACCGCACACAGCAGAAAAGGATTTGCTCTCGGAGCCGTTTTAGCCGCAGAATGGCTTGTGAATCACAATAAATACGGTTGCTTTGATATGAGCGACGTTCTTAATATTTAA
- a CDS encoding WbqC family protein: MSHAIFCLPYFGPISFYKSLVEYKEIYIEATENYQKQSYRNRQNIYGANGKLMLNIPVKHSGSKQRLKYRESQIENDFYWQNLHFKSLETAYRTSPYFEFFEDDIEPLFKEKFNSLFDFNLNCFKTTLDLLDLDIKIEMTSEYVEKYNDIDDQRELIKAKSKTDYNIKPYHQVFEDKYGFISNLSILDLLFNLDPESVNYLKNL, from the coding sequence ATGTCACATGCCATTTTTTGTTTACCGTATTTTGGACCTATAAGTTTTTATAAATCACTTGTAGAGTATAAAGAAATTTATATTGAAGCGACTGAAAATTATCAAAAACAGTCTTACAGAAATCGCCAAAATATTTATGGTGCTAACGGTAAATTAATGTTGAATATTCCTGTAAAACACAGCGGTTCAAAACAACGTTTAAAATACCGAGAAAGTCAGATTGAAAATGATTTTTATTGGCAAAATTTGCATTTTAAATCCTTAGAAACTGCTTATCGTACATCGCCGTATTTTGAATTTTTTGAAGATGATATCGAGCCACTTTTTAAAGAAAAATTCAATTCTTTGTTTGACTTTAATCTGAATTGCTTTAAAACTACTTTAGATTTATTAGACTTAGATATCAAGATTGAAATGACATCTGAATATGTAGAAAAGTATAACGACATTGATGATCAAAGAGAACTTATCAAGGCCAAGTCAAAAACAGATTATAACATCAAACCATATCATCAAGTCTTTGAAGATAAATATGGTTTTATCTCTAATCTTAGCATTTTAGATTTGCTTTTTAACTTGGATCCTGAGAGTGTGAATTATCTAAAAAATTTATAG
- a CDS encoding methylmalonyl-CoA mutase family protein, producing the protein MQQTKIYKPKHNVRIVTVASLFDGHDLAINIMRRIIQSTGVEVIHLSHDRSVDEVVNCAIQEDANAIAMTSYQGGHNEYFKYMYDLLQEKGASHIKIFGGGGGVILEEEIKELMDYGITRIYSPDDGREMGLQGMINDLVKASETPLDLPKGEKALPANYDASQLKKMSSNQVLNSLKKKEVTTISRLISLAENNQKDYKKVFPSREDLDGASNGASVPILGITGTGGSGKSSLVDELVRRFLVDFDDKTLGIISVDPSKRKTGGALLGDRIRMNAINSPRVYMRSLATRQSNLALSKYVQDAVEVLKAAQFDMIILETSGIGQSDTEILDHCDVSLYVMTPEFGSATQLEKIDMLDFADLVAINKFDKRGAKDALRDVKKQYQRNHNLWDADLDSLPVYGTIASQFNDPGMNILYKKIMDCMEEKTSSQLTSNFEISDEMSEKIYIIPPKRTRYLSEIAENNRAYDDDVENQVKVAQRLFGIYTTLVSTAEASSLKLDSNGIDEDDLQSYITKENKEFIKLLKSEFDKVKMDLNPYHWEKILNWDKVQQRYNDEVYSFKVRDKEIKIETHTESLSHLKIPKVALPKYQAWGDLLKWMLQENVPGQFPYTAGLYPFKRTGEDPTRMFAGEGGPERTNRRFHYVSLGLPAKRLSTAFDSVTLYGSDPDYRPDIYGKIGNAGVSICCLDDAKKLYSGFDLADPMTSVSMTINGPAPMLLGFFMNAAIDQQCEKYIKENGLEKEVEAKIETIYKDKKTSIPRYICKNGKAFLPFDKKQNGLLPEGNDGLGLMLLGVTGDMVLPKDVYEKIKQDTISVVRGTVQADILKEDQAQNTCIFSTEFALRLMGDVQESFIRNKVRNFYSVSISGYHIAEAGANPITQLALTLSNGFTYVEYYLSRGMDINKFGPNLSFFFSNGIDPEYAVIGRVARRIWAKAMKEKYKANPRAQMLKYHIQTSGRSLHVQEIDFNDIRTTLQALYAIYDNCNSLHTNAYDEAITTPTEESVRRAMAIQLIINKELGLAKNENPIQGSFIIEELTDLVEEAVLLEFDRLTERGGVLGAMETMYQRSKIQEESLYYETLKHNGKFPIIGVNTFLSSKGSPTVKPREVIRATEDEKEYQINNLKNLHKTYQDRAEDLLDNLKKTAIKNDNMFDSLMEVTKYCSLGQITDALFEVGGQYRRNM; encoded by the coding sequence ATGCAACAGACTAAAATTTACAAACCTAAACATAATGTAAGAATCGTTACAGTCGCTTCATTGTTTGATGGTCACGATCTTGCAATCAACATTATGCGTCGCATTATTCAATCCACAGGTGTAGAAGTGATTCATCTTAGCCACGATAGAAGTGTTGATGAAGTAGTGAATTGTGCCATTCAAGAAGATGCCAATGCTATAGCTATGACATCCTATCAAGGCGGTCACAACGAGTATTTTAAATACATGTATGATTTACTTCAAGAGAAAGGAGCATCCCATATCAAGATTTTTGGTGGTGGTGGCGGTGTCATTCTTGAGGAAGAAATCAAAGAACTTATGGACTACGGCATTACTCGAATTTATTCACCAGACGACGGTCGGGAAATGGGTTTGCAGGGGATGATTAATGATTTGGTGAAAGCTTCTGAAACCCCACTTGATCTCCCTAAAGGAGAGAAAGCCTTACCTGCTAATTATGACGCTTCTCAGTTGAAAAAAATGTCTTCAAACCAAGTTTTAAATTCTTTAAAGAAAAAAGAAGTGACTACCATTTCAAGGCTAATATCATTAGCCGAAAATAACCAGAAAGATTATAAAAAAGTCTTTCCCTCGAGGGAAGATTTAGATGGGGCTTCCAATGGGGCATCAGTTCCTATTTTGGGCATCACTGGAACAGGCGGTTCTGGAAAATCTTCTTTGGTCGATGAATTGGTTCGTCGGTTTTTAGTGGATTTTGATGATAAAACTTTAGGCATCATTTCTGTTGACCCATCTAAACGTAAAACAGGTGGTGCTTTACTCGGCGACAGAATTCGGATGAATGCTATCAATTCACCTCGTGTTTATATGCGGTCTTTAGCAACAAGGCAATCCAACTTAGCATTGTCTAAATATGTTCAAGATGCTGTTGAAGTGCTTAAAGCGGCTCAATTTGATATGATTATTCTCGAAACTTCTGGTATTGGGCAAAGTGATACCGAAATTCTCGATCATTGCGATGTTTCGCTTTATGTGATGACGCCAGAATTTGGGTCTGCCACACAACTTGAAAAAATAGATATGCTAGATTTTGCAGATTTGGTTGCGATTAACAAATTTGACAAACGCGGAGCAAAAGATGCTCTACGAGACGTCAAAAAACAATACCAACGCAATCACAACCTTTGGGATGCGGATTTAGATTCACTTCCCGTTTACGGCACCATTGCATCTCAATTCAACGATCCTGGTATGAATATTCTATACAAAAAAATCATGGATTGTATGGAAGAAAAAACTTCATCTCAGCTAACAAGCAATTTTGAAATTTCAGATGAAATGTCTGAAAAAATCTATATCATTCCACCAAAACGAACAAGATATTTATCTGAAATTGCTGAAAACAATCGTGCTTATGACGACGATGTTGAAAACCAAGTGAAAGTTGCTCAACGGCTTTTTGGTATATACACTACTTTGGTTTCAACAGCTGAGGCTTCATCTTTAAAATTGGATTCAAATGGTATTGATGAAGACGATTTACAATCTTATATCACCAAAGAAAATAAAGAGTTTATCAAGCTTTTAAAAAGCGAATTTGATAAAGTGAAAATGGACTTAAATCCTTATCATTGGGAAAAAATTTTAAATTGGGATAAAGTTCAACAACGATATAACGATGAGGTTTATAGTTTTAAAGTCAGAGACAAAGAAATTAAAATCGAAACCCATACCGAATCTTTATCTCACCTAAAAATACCAAAAGTTGCTTTGCCAAAATATCAAGCTTGGGGCGATTTGCTCAAATGGATGCTACAAGAAAACGTGCCAGGGCAATTTCCTTACACCGCAGGTTTATATCCATTTAAACGAACAGGCGAAGACCCAACCCGAATGTTTGCTGGCGAAGGCGGACCAGAACGTACCAATAGAAGATTTCACTATGTCAGTCTCGGCTTGCCTGCAAAACGCCTTTCAACAGCATTTGATTCGGTAACACTTTACGGTAGCGACCCAGATTACAGACCAGATATTTATGGGAAAATAGGCAATGCTGGCGTGTCGATTTGTTGTTTAGACGATGCCAAAAAACTCTATTCAGGATTTGATTTGGCTGACCCGATGACTTCAGTAAGTATGACGATTAACGGTCCAGCACCAATGCTACTTGGCTTTTTTATGAATGCAGCTATTGACCAACAGTGTGAAAAATATATCAAAGAGAATGGTTTAGAAAAAGAAGTTGAAGCCAAAATCGAGACAATTTACAAGGATAAGAAGACTTCGATTCCAAGATATATTTGCAAAAATGGTAAAGCGTTTCTTCCCTTTGATAAGAAGCAAAATGGGCTTTTGCCAGAAGGCAACGACGGTTTAGGTTTGATGCTACTTGGCGTTACTGGCGATATGGTATTGCCGAAAGATGTGTATGAAAAGATAAAACAAGACACTATTTCTGTGGTTCGTGGAACGGTTCAAGCTGATATACTCAAAGAAGACCAAGCTCAAAACACTTGTATTTTTTCAACCGAATTTGCTTTGCGTTTAATGGGTGATGTGCAAGAATCGTTTATCAGAAATAAAGTTAGAAATTTCTATTCGGTTTCAATTTCGGGTTATCACATAGCTGAAGCTGGTGCCAATCCGATTACTCAATTGGCTTTAACCTTGTCTAACGGATTTACCTATGTGGAATATTACTTGAGTCGTGGAATGGATATCAATAAATTTGGACCGAATTTATCGTTCTTTTTTTCCAATGGTATTGATCCAGAATACGCAGTTATAGGTCGTGTTGCACGTAGAATATGGGCTAAAGCGATGAAAGAAAAATACAAAGCCAATCCACGAGCACAGATGTTGAAATACCACATCCAAACTTCTGGTCGTTCACTGCACGTTCAGGAAATAGATTTTAATGATATCAGAACCACACTTCAAGCTCTTTATGCCATTTATGATAATTGCAATTCATTGCACACCAATGCCTATGATGAAGCTATAACCACACCAACCGAAGAGTCAGTAAGACGTGCGATGGCGATTCAATTGATTATCAATAAAGAATTAGGTTTAGCCAAAAATGAAAACCCGATTCAAGGTTCGTTTATCATTGAAGAATTAACAGACTTGGTAGAAGAAGCCGTATTGCTTGAATTTGATAGATTGACTGAACGCGGTGGCGTTTTAGGTGCCATGGAAACGATGTATCAACGCAGTAAAATTCAAGAAGAAAGTTTGTATTATGAAACGCTTAAGCATAACGGTAAATTTCCTATCATTGGCGTCAATACGTTCTTGAGTAGCAAAGGTTCGCCAACGGTTAAGCCAAGAGAAGTCATTCGTGCAACGGAAGATGAAAAAGAATATCAAATTAACAACTTGAAAAATCTGCATAAAACCTATCAAGATAGGGCAGAAGATTTGTTGGACAATTTGAAGAAGACCGCTATCAAAAATGACAATATGTTTGACAGTTTGATGGAAGTTACTAAATACTGTTCTTTAGGACAAATAACCGATGCTTTGTTTGAAGTTGGTGGACAATATAGGCGGAATATGTGA